From the Actinopolymorpha singaporensis genome, the window TCATCACCACCGACCCGAAGATGTTCGTCATGAACCTCGGGATCTCCTCGTTGATCGGACCGTACGACTTCCGCTACGGAATGTTGCTGTCCGGTGCGCTTCTTGCGTCGCTGCCGGTGATCCTGGTGTTCATCTTCTTCCAGAAGCAGTTCGTGGCCGGGCTGACGAGGGGTGCCCTCAAGTAGCTCACCGGGCAGGAAAGTCTTGCTGGAGTTCCGGTTGGCGTTCGAATCGGTGCGTTCTCGTCGTACGTTGTGAGTCGTACGTTCCGAGTCGTCGGTTTCGGTCTCAGGAGCAGCCCATGACGGCGAACCCGCGAGGTATCGCACTCAACCCGGCCGCGCAGGCGTTCGCCGAGGCGACCGACGCACCGCCCTATCTCCACGATCTGCCGCCTGAGGAGGGGCGGGCCGTGGTGGACGACGTCCAGTCCGGGGACGTCGACAAGCCCGAGGTGTTCGACCAGTGGGTGACCGTGCCGGGCGGGCCCACCGGGTCGGTTCGGGTGCGGATCGTCCGTCCGCCGAGGGCGCGGGGCCTGCTGCCGGTCATCGTCTACGTGCACGGTTCCGGCTGGGTGTTCGGCAACGCCCACACGCACGACCGGCTGGTCCGCGAACTCGCCACGCAGGCGAACGCCGCGGTGGTGTTTCCGGAGTACGACAGAGCACCCGAGGCGCGTTACCCGGTCGCGCTGGAGCAGTGCTACGCGGCGGCGCAGTGGGTGTGCGCGCAGGGGGCGCTCCAGGGGCTGGACTCCTCCCACATCGCGGTGGCCGGTGACTCCGTGGGCGGAAACCTGGCGAT encodes:
- a CDS encoding alpha/beta hydrolase, with amino-acid sequence MTANPRGIALNPAAQAFAEATDAPPYLHDLPPEEGRAVVDDVQSGDVDKPEVFDQWVTVPGGPTGSVRVRIVRPPRARGLLPVIVYVHGSGWVFGNAHTHDRLVRELATQANAAVVFPEYDRAPEARYPVALEQCYAAAQWVCAQGALQGLDSSHIAVAGDSVGGNLAIALTLLAKQRGDVRFVAQVEFYPVTDAACDSASYQEFAEGYFLRRDAMRWAWDQYTTDEEERSLITVSPLRARLDDLRDLPPALVITAEADVLRDEGEAFAVKLRRAGVPTTAARYAGTIHDFVLLDALRETGAARAAVAQAATMLREHLKA